A part of Leptolyngbyaceae cyanobacterium genomic DNA contains:
- a CDS encoding glycosyltransferase family 39 protein: MYWGDEVFTSFRIAGYTIQEVIQDVFDNQPKTFKQLQHYQQPNNERNITDTIKSLAIEDSQHPPLYYIIAYYWEKFLGSDLVIRRSLPALISLFVFPFLYLLCLELFASPIMGWIAMAIVAVSPFHVLYAQEVREYSLWTVTILLSSWLLLRAMRLNSKFSWITYAVSLPILLYTYLFSILILIGHVIYVFGIEGWQWSRKKINFLLASSFGLFTFLPWLTIAIANTSTIQDTTSQLKSKISLISLIQIWLFNLSRIFIDLDSQGEILNDHHLEPIGIIIIFSLMLLVAYSTYFICRKTNKKVWLFILTLMGITAGVLVLPDLVLGGIRSCMPRYLVPCYLGIQLAVTYFIYNLLRNQLNLNKIFYIKIFDKNYIYLGQLIFILLISAGILSCATANQAKSWWNKYGSYYNPQIAEIINQAESPLVVANGSIPRVFSLSYLLERKVHIKFEEEKNTGQTLDNFSDVFLYRPSDRLLSQLKKEKQIKIERVYHSQPIYQYLEPVSQHSKIWLWKLAKS, translated from the coding sequence GTGTATTGGGGAGACGAAGTTTTTACTTCATTCCGGATTGCTGGCTATACGATACAAGAAGTTATTCAAGATGTTTTTGATAATCAGCCAAAAACATTTAAACAGTTACAGCACTATCAACAACCTAATAATGAAAGAAATATTACCGATACTATTAAATCGTTAGCGATTGAAGATTCGCAACATCCGCCATTGTATTATATAATTGCCTATTATTGGGAAAAATTCTTGGGTTCCGATTTAGTAATTAGAAGAAGTTTACCCGCCTTAATTAGTTTATTTGTATTTCCTTTTTTATATTTACTCTGTTTAGAATTATTTGCATCACCCATCATGGGATGGATAGCAATGGCAATAGTAGCAGTTTCACCTTTTCACGTACTGTACGCCCAGGAAGTAAGGGAGTATAGTTTGTGGACTGTTACCATTTTGCTATCAAGTTGGTTATTGCTACGTGCGATGCGTTTGAATAGCAAGTTTAGCTGGATAACGTATGCTGTTAGTTTGCCAATACTCCTATACACTTATTTATTTTCCATCTTAATTTTAATCGGTCATGTAATTTATGTATTTGGCATTGAGGGTTGGCAATGGAGTCGCAAAAAAATTAATTTTTTGTTAGCATCTTCCTTTGGATTATTCACATTTTTACCTTGGTTGACAATTGCGATCGCCAACACTTCCACCATTCAAGATACCACTAGCCAACTCAAATCAAAAATCTCCTTAATTTCGTTAATTCAAATTTGGTTATTTAATCTCAGCCGAATTTTTATTGATTTAGATAGTCAGGGAGAGATACTGAACGATCATCATTTAGAACCGATCGGAATTATCATTATTTTTAGCTTAATGCTTTTAGTAGCTTATTCTACTTATTTTATTTGCCGCAAAACCAATAAAAAAGTTTGGCTATTTATTTTAACATTAATGGGTATAACTGCCGGAGTTCTCGTCTTACCAGATTTGGTTTTAGGCGGCATTCGTTCTTGTATGCCCAGGTATCTAGTTCCCTGTTATTTAGGAATTCAATTAGCTGTTACCTATTTTATTTATAATTTGCTGCGAAACCAACTCAATTTAAACAAAATTTTTTATATTAAAATTTTTGATAAAAATTATATATACCTGGGGCAATTAATTTTTATTTTGCTAATTTCAGCAGGCATACTTTCCTGTGCCACCGCGAATCAAGCTAAATCTTGGTGGAACAAATACGGCAGTTATTACAATCCTCAAATAGCAGAAATCATTAACCAAGCAGAGTCGCCCCTAGTTGTTGCCAATGGTTCTATACCGCGAGTATTTTCTCTCAGTTATTTGCTAGAACGAAAAGTACATATTAAATTCGAGGAAGAGAAAAATACAGGCCAGACTTTAGACAATTTCAGTGATGTATTTTTATACCGACCTTCCGATCGATTGTTATCTCAACTAAAAAAGGAAAAACAAATTAAAATAGAAAGAGTCTACCATTCTCAACCTATCTACCAGTATTTAGAACCTGTTTCCCAGCATAGTAAAATTTGGCTTTGGAAATTAGCCAAATCATGA
- a CDS encoding sulfotransferase domain-containing protein, translated as MADKRSIIKVAREIFMVKIEQKERQPDYLIIGAQKSGTTSLYAYLNQHPQVVPAEQKEVHFFDLNFSNGVEWYRQQFARMAKSISPENESYSEDKYVRGFITGEASPYYVFHPLVPQRVYQTFPQVKLILLLRNPVNRAISHYYHEVKLGFESLSLEDAIAQEETRLKDETEKLLTQENYYSFNHQHYTYLSRGKYVEQLTDWLKFFPKEQMLIIKTEELDNQPDMIMDRVWEFLKLPPRPIVQYEKYNSNDYPPVDESLYNQLTSYFQPDNQKLKDSFGISFD; from the coding sequence TTGGCTGACAAAAGAAGTATTATTAAAGTAGCTAGGGAAATTTTCATGGTCAAAATAGAGCAGAAAGAAAGACAACCTGATTACCTAATTATTGGCGCTCAAAAAAGCGGAACAACTTCTCTGTATGCTTATCTAAATCAACATCCGCAAGTTGTTCCAGCCGAACAAAAAGAAGTTCATTTTTTTGACTTAAATTTTAGTAATGGCGTCGAATGGTATCGCCAGCAATTTGCGAGAATGGCTAAATCCATTTCCCCAGAAAATGAAAGCTATAGCGAGGATAAATATGTCCGTGGTTTTATCACTGGGGAAGCGAGTCCTTATTACGTATTTCATCCCTTAGTTCCCCAGCGAGTTTATCAAACATTTCCTCAAGTAAAGCTAATTCTGTTGTTGAGAAATCCTGTAAATCGGGCAATTTCTCATTATTATCATGAAGTAAAATTAGGTTTTGAAAGTTTGTCTTTGGAAGATGCGATCGCGCAAGAAGAAACTCGCCTCAAAGACGAAACTGAGAAACTTCTCACTCAAGAAAATTATTATAGCTTTAATCACCAGCACTACACTTATCTCTCAAGAGGTAAATATGTAGAACAATTAACAGATTGGCTGAAATTTTTTCCGAAGGAACAGATGTTGATTATTAAAACTGAAGAACTTGACAACCAGCCAGATATGATTATGGATAGAGTATGGGAATTCTTAAAATTACCCCCTCGTCCAATCGTTCAATATGAAAAATATAATAGTAACGATTATCCGCCTGTTGATGAAAGTTTATACAATCAACTCACATCCTATTTCCAGCCTGACAATCAAAAACTCAAAGATTCATTCGGTATTAGCTTTGATTAA